The DNA sequence GGAGAGATTACAGCGGTTGGTAAAGTTCCAAATGGCGATACTGCCGTCTAAAATCCTCTCTTTTTTTTCTTCGACAACGGAGGCGATAAGATTTGACAATCGAAACATTATTTTTTACCTTTATAAGAGAGAATATAGTCACTGATGGCATCGAGCTCTTGTGCATTGAGATGAAGCTGTGTCATAACAGTTCTTTTGTAGCCAAAAGCTTTGTACATTGATTTTGGAGAAGCTATATAGGCTTCTATTTCAGATTTTGTTCTTTTTGCGGCAATTTGGGAAAACGGGGGACCAAAGGCCATTGCTGTTTGATGATGGCATCCCCAACAGTAAGTTTGAAAGACTTTTTTACCATCTGGCTTTTGTGCAAAAGCCACAGAGCAAAAAAGTAAAAAAAGAATAATCAGTTTTTTCACTCCATCTCCCTTTTTTAAGAACTGTATATTGCTTATATTGTAGCGAAAATTTACTTGAAATTTTGCTTATAAATCCCAAAAAACAGGGAAAAATTAAATAAAAAGCTTAGATATATAATTATAAAAAAATATTATGAAAAAAAAGATGATTTATATCAAGTAATGAGAGGATTTCTCCCAAAAAAGGGAGAAATATAAAAGTAGAGTCTACGCGCCAGGAATAGACTGTCTGTGTTCGATAGAATATGTAAACGTCGGTGTTGTCAAACCTTCTATATATTTAACAAATTTACCGGTTTTCGCTTCATAAATACCGATACGACCGGCATTCCA is a window from the Sulfurimonas hydrogeniphila genome containing:
- a CDS encoding c-type cytochrome, yielding MKKLIILFLLFCSVAFAQKPDGKKVFQTYCWGCHHQTAMAFGPPFSQIAAKRTKSEIEAYIASPKSMYKAFGYKRTVMTQLHLNAQELDAISDYILSYKGKK